The Malus domestica chromosome 10, GDT2T_hap1 genome contains a region encoding:
- the LOC139189009 gene encoding sodium/proton antiporter 1-like has product MASLSIGAHLPPSHHHHFKKRSLPFVSKTRSLFPSLRGIRGSRLLGNGLLARAEDKARDSSSSSSSPSAQQQKIKSSSDRELQELNPSSGSCDPLCSVDETSSQEFEASYRPKTDLLKAIAVFAAAGTGAVAINHSWVAANQDVAMALLFGIGYVGIIFEESLAFNKSGVGLLMAVSLWVVRSIGAPSTDIAVSELQHASAEVSEIVFFLLGAMTIVEIVDSHQGFKLVTDNITTRKPRTLLWVVGFVTFFLSSILDNLTSTIVMVSLLRKLVPQSEFRKLLGAVVVIAANAGGAWTPIGDVTTTMLWIHGQISTLETMKTLFIPASVSLAVPLALMSLTSEVSGKGPDASIVMASEQMAPRGQLVFSVGIGALVFVPVFKALTGLPPYMGMLLGLGVLWILTDAIHYGESERQKLKVPQALSRIDTQGALFFLGILLSVSSLEAAGILRELANYLDSHIPNIELIASSIGVVSAIIDNVPLVAATMGMYDLTSFPKDSEFWQLVAYCAGTGGSMLVIGSAAGVAFMGMEKVDFFWYLRKVSGFAFAGYAAGIAAYLAVQNLHISLPTTVAQVPFISGS; this is encoded by the exons ATGGCTTCCCTCTCGATTGGGGCCCACTTGCCTCCATCCCACCACCACCATTTCAAGAAGCGCTCCCTCCCCTTTGTCTCTAAGACCCGCAGCTTATTTCCTTCTCTGCGTGGAATTCGAGGTTCCAGATTGCTCGGCAATGGCTTGCTGGCCAGAGCTGAGGACAAAGCACGAGattcgagttcttcatcttcttctccttcagCTCAGCAGCAGAAAATTAAATCCAGCTCCGATAGAGAGTTGCAG GAGTTGAACCCAAGTTCTGGATCATGTGATCCTTTATGTTCAGTTGACGAAACGAGCTCACAAGAATTTGAAGCCAGTTACCGGCCAAAAACTGATTTGCTGAAAGCTATTGCAGTATTTGCTGCAGCTGGAACAGGGGCAGTGGCAATTAACCATTCCTGGGTTGCTGCTAATCAG GACGTTGCCATGGCATTGCTGTTTGGAATAGGATATGTGGGCATAATTTTTGAAGAATCTCTGGCCTTCAACAAAAGTGGAGTAGGTTTGTTAATGGCTGTGAGCTTGTGGGTAGTAAGAAGTATTGGG GCTCCTTCAACTGATATAGCTGTCTCAGAATTACAACATGCATCTGCTGAAGTCAGTGAAATAGTGTTTTTCTTGCTTGGTGCAATGACGATTGTAGAGATAGTTGATTCACATCAAGGATTTAAGCTGGTTACTGACAATATAACCACTCGAAAGCCAAGGACGCTCCTTTGGGTG GTGGGTTTTGTGACTTTTTTCCTTAGTTCAATTCTTGACAACCTGACGTCCACCATTGTCATGGTTTCTTTATTGCGAAAGCTAGTTCCTCAGTCAGAATTTCGCAA GCTTTTAGGAGCTGTTGTTGTCATAGCAGCAAATGCTGGTGGTGCGTGGACTCCCATTGGTGATGTTACCACTACTATGCTGTGGATACACGGTCAGATATCCACATTGGAGACAATGAAG ACCTTGTTTATACCTGCATCCGTTTCTCTTGCTGTTCCTCTGGCGCTAATGTCCCTGACTAG TGAAGTAAGCGGGAAAGGACCAGACGCGTCCATTGTCATGGCATCTGAACAGATGGCACCTCGGGGACAGCTTGTTTTCTCTGTAGGTATTGGAGCTTTGGTTTTTGTTCCAGTGTTCAAGGCCCTAACTGGGTTGCCTCCTTACATGGGTATGCTTCTGGGACTTGGAGTCCTTTGGATTCTGACTGATGCTATACATTATGGTGAATCGGAAAGACAGAAGTTAAAAGTGCCACAGGCTTTGTCAAGGATTGACACTCAAGGAGCACTGTTCTTCCTTGGCATCCTATTGTCGGTTAGCAG CCTGGAGGCAGCAGGAATTCTTCGGGAATTAGCTAATTACCTGGATTCTCACATTCCCAATATTGAACTGATTGCAAGTTCAATAGGAGTAGTATCGGCAATTATAGACAATGTTCCACTGGTCGCTGCAACTATGGGAATGTACGACCTCACTTCCTTTCCCAAGGATTCTGAGTTTTGGCAGCTGGTTGCATATTGTGCTGGTACTGGTGGCTCCATGTTAGTTATTGGCTCTGCAGCTGGGGTTGCTTTTATGGGGATGGAAAAGGTGGACTTCTTCTGGTACTTGCGGAAG GTGAGTGGTTTTGCTTTTGCCGGTTATGCCGCTGGTATCGCTGCCTATTTAGCAGTTCAAAACCTCCACATCTCCCTACCGACGACAGTAGCTCAGGTTCCTTTCATTTCTGGTTCATGA